The following coding sequences lie in one Alicyclobacillus curvatus genomic window:
- a CDS encoding antibiotic biosynthesis monooxygenase — protein sequence MQIAETPKPPYYAVIMTTVATGNDGDYQDMVHDLMEYVQNQPGFLGAETVDGGLGIMVSYWDSLDAIRGWKQDDKHTVAQHRGRSEWYTACKTRICRVEHEYGFS from the coding sequence ATGCAGATTGCAGAGACACCAAAACCGCCGTACTACGCAGTCATTATGACGACCGTAGCGACGGGGAATGACGGAGATTATCAAGACATGGTCCATGACCTCATGGAATATGTACAGAATCAGCCAGGGTTTCTTGGCGCCGAAACGGTCGATGGGGGACTCGGAATCATGGTTTCCTATTGGGATTCGCTAGACGCCATTCGGGGCTGGAAACAGGACGACAAGCATACAGTGGCGCAACATCGGGGAAGGTCTGAATGGTACACGGCGTGCAAAACGCGTATTTGCCGAGTCGAACATGAGTATGGTTTCTCCTGA
- a CDS encoding DUF4194 domain-containing protein has product MSWDEQYTAFTERDKEDFSRLVSLLYEQTFLVRDVWDVKEHRMTGNRDYRLAERNMALLKGYLSVSGFEIQVDGRRGVMAIYNKYNRNRMKVDKFTTYMLYALRLVYEEQMETASMRREVIVPLREVVGKLYTIGVMDKRIALTHLQSTLNRLRKLSIIARVEGTSQDMESRWMIYPTITIAVSDDRINDLYARLISGELKGGVLEEDEQNGVGTDSGGSGEDGDGDLADDGGEEDLTEDDLDEDEDEDEVREGDLDGDDLGEEETE; this is encoded by the coding sequence ATGAGTTGGGACGAGCAGTACACAGCCTTCACAGAGCGAGACAAGGAGGACTTCTCTCGTCTCGTGAGTCTCCTTTATGAACAAACGTTTCTCGTGCGGGATGTCTGGGATGTAAAGGAGCACCGCATGACAGGCAACCGCGATTACCGCCTTGCTGAGCGAAACATGGCCCTCTTGAAGGGATACCTCTCGGTCAGCGGGTTCGAGATTCAAGTCGATGGACGCAGAGGCGTGATGGCCATCTACAACAAGTACAACCGCAACCGGATGAAAGTGGACAAGTTTACCACCTATATGCTGTACGCCTTGCGGCTGGTGTACGAGGAACAGATGGAGACCGCATCGATGCGCCGCGAAGTCATAGTGCCGCTGCGGGAGGTTGTCGGCAAGCTCTATACCATCGGGGTGATGGATAAGCGCATCGCGCTGACCCATCTCCAATCCACCCTCAATCGCCTGCGGAAGCTGTCCATCATCGCTAGGGTGGAAGGTACGAGTCAGGACATGGAAAGCCGCTGGATGATTTACCCCACCATCACCATCGCGGTGTCGGATGACCGCATCAACGACTTATACGCGCGGCTCATCTCCGGAGAGCTGAAAGGCGGCGTATTGGAAGAGGATGAGCAGAACGGAGTAGGCACGGACAGCGGCGGGTCAGGTGAGGACGGAGACGGCGACCTGGCCGACGATGGAGGCGAGGAAGACTTGACAGAGGACGACCTTGACGAGGACGAGGACGAGGACGAGGTGCGAGAGGGCGACCTTGACGGGGATGACTTGGGAGAGGAGGAGACCGAATGA
- a CDS encoding cytochrome d ubiquinol oxidase subunit II, with amino-acid sequence MTAALWGAALLWALVFIYGIAGSVDFGAGFWAMVFYREKDAKAATIANRYLSPLWEVTNVFLVLFAVSLVGLFPTAAYVLGNILLVPGNLILILLTLRTVFMVYAHTVDRYQKPLRVVSGVTGLLIPALLMTVLPIAQGNFLQNVGGRLTLRLGHLFTSPLVYAYVLLGLISELFLSAMLLADYARVAKDRSAYSIYRKYALWLGPLNMICALIALFSIGGAAPWLERSMLTQWPWFLASGLFFILGYGLSLSSGSGYSSSESGSRSDSASRDKRLPRRFRLAVISHVVQYALAMAGYGRAHLPYLVYPAVTIQDSFTNSEMFRAVVVVLVIGVAVLFPGFVWFWRLFLENDTYASKPE; translated from the coding sequence ATGACGGCTGCGTTGTGGGGGGCTGCACTGTTGTGGGCGCTCGTGTTCATTTACGGCATCGCCGGGTCTGTGGATTTCGGTGCGGGATTTTGGGCGATGGTGTTCTACCGGGAGAAGGACGCGAAGGCGGCGACCATCGCAAACCGATACTTGTCTCCGCTGTGGGAAGTCACCAATGTCTTTCTCGTCTTGTTCGCGGTCTCCTTGGTCGGCTTGTTTCCGACAGCGGCCTACGTCCTTGGGAACATCCTCTTGGTTCCTGGAAACTTGATCTTGATTCTCTTAACCTTGCGCACTGTGTTCATGGTCTACGCGCACACGGTAGACCGCTATCAAAAACCACTTCGCGTCGTGTCCGGTGTGACGGGACTGCTGATTCCGGCGCTCCTGATGACGGTGCTTCCCATTGCCCAGGGCAACTTTCTACAGAACGTGGGCGGACGTTTGACGCTTCGTTTGGGACATCTGTTTACCAGTCCTTTGGTGTATGCCTACGTATTACTCGGGTTAATCAGCGAACTGTTTTTGTCTGCCATGTTGCTTGCAGATTATGCGCGAGTGGCGAAGGACCGGTCAGCGTACAGCATCTATCGGAAATATGCCTTATGGCTGGGACCGTTGAACATGATTTGTGCCCTGATTGCGCTGTTCAGTATTGGAGGAGCAGCTCCCTGGCTGGAGCGGAGCATGCTGACACAGTGGCCATGGTTTTTGGCGTCGGGACTCTTTTTTATTCTCGGTTACGGGCTCTCACTAAGTAGCGGTAGTGGCTACAGCAGCAGTGAGAGTGGCAGTCGGAGCGACAGTGCCAGCCGCGATAAGCGGTTGCCGCGACGCTTTCGCCTGGCCGTAATCAGCCATGTGGTTCAGTATGCACTGGCGATGGCAGGGTATGGGCGTGCGCATCTCCCTTATCTCGTGTATCCAGCCGTCACCATTCAGGACAGTTTTACCAACTCGGAAATGTTCCGGGCTGTTGTGGTGGTCTTAGTGATTGGGGTAGCGGTGTTATTTCCAGGGTTTGTGTGGTTCTGGCGACTGTTCTTGGAGAATGACACTTATGCATCAAAACCGGAGTGA
- a CDS encoding cytochrome ubiquinol oxidase subunit I, producing MDHIHLARALFGMSLGFHIIFATLGVGIPFMVTIAEISYALTGDSDYAVMAKRWTRGFTVLLAVGITTGTTVALQLSLLWPRFMQMVGQVLALPFVLEIFAFFVEALFMSIYVYAADRIPRGWRIVSVLLVAIGAAASALLITDANAFMNSPQGFRIENGRAVDIHPWQAVFNPALPTSDWHVLMTAYMTVGFVTAAVAAYGLLKKSHTDRERRHQYKALMLSLALGGFFGLVAAVSGDSAGKYLAKYQPEKLAVAEGLFQTQSHAPLVIGGWVSAQRQDVIGGIKVPDMLSWLATDRLDGVVKGLNDFPRDTWPPLFLHLLFDGMVGIGTLLIFFAIFAWLVKTLRKRREFPFPKWMLVLTVLTGPLAVIAIELGWVYACIGRQPWIVYHVMRTADAVTSSPYVGWMFFLFILLYTILAIGSITVLTAYFRHHPLTSDIDPTPVKARRAVWLP from the coding sequence GTGGATCACATCCATCTCGCACGAGCGCTGTTTGGGATGTCCCTTGGATTCCATATTATCTTTGCGACGCTTGGTGTCGGTATTCCGTTCATGGTGACCATCGCCGAAATCAGCTACGCGCTTACGGGTGACAGCGACTACGCGGTCATGGCAAAACGTTGGACCCGAGGATTTACGGTGTTGCTTGCTGTCGGTATCACGACGGGGACGACAGTCGCATTGCAGCTGAGCCTGTTGTGGCCACGGTTTATGCAAATGGTGGGGCAGGTGTTGGCTTTGCCATTTGTGCTTGAAATCTTTGCATTTTTCGTCGAGGCGCTGTTTATGTCCATTTATGTGTACGCTGCGGACAGGATTCCGCGCGGGTGGCGCATCGTGAGCGTTTTGTTGGTTGCCATTGGCGCTGCAGCCTCGGCGCTCCTGATTACTGATGCGAATGCATTCATGAACTCACCGCAAGGATTTCGAATTGAAAATGGACGAGCCGTTGACATTCATCCGTGGCAGGCTGTGTTCAACCCGGCACTGCCGACCTCGGATTGGCATGTCCTGATGACGGCGTACATGACCGTTGGGTTTGTGACAGCGGCTGTTGCCGCATATGGATTGTTGAAGAAGTCTCACACAGACCGCGAGCGGCGGCATCAGTACAAGGCACTTATGTTGTCCCTTGCACTCGGTGGGTTTTTTGGACTGGTTGCGGCTGTTAGTGGAGACTCTGCAGGAAAGTATCTGGCGAAGTACCAACCGGAGAAACTGGCTGTGGCGGAAGGACTGTTTCAGACACAATCTCATGCGCCGCTGGTGATTGGCGGGTGGGTGAGCGCACAGCGACAAGATGTCATCGGTGGCATCAAGGTGCCGGATATGCTGAGTTGGTTGGCAACAGATAGACTGGATGGAGTGGTCAAAGGGTTAAACGACTTTCCCCGCGACACCTGGCCCCCATTGTTTTTACATCTGCTGTTTGATGGCATGGTCGGCATTGGCACCCTGTTGATTTTCTTTGCAATTTTCGCGTGGCTCGTCAAGACGCTCCGAAAACGCCGTGAGTTTCCGTTTCCCAAATGGATGCTGGTGCTCACCGTGTTGACTGGCCCGCTTGCCGTAATTGCGATTGAACTGGGCTGGGTGTACGCCTGTATCGGTCGCCAGCCGTGGATAGTCTACCACGTCATGAGAACGGCTGACGCTGTGACGTCCTCACCTTACGTCGGTTGGATGTTTTTCCTCTTCATCCTGCTGTACACCATACTCGCGATTGGCTCCATCACAGTGCTCACTGCCTACTTTCGACATCATCCGCTTACGTCCGACATTGACCCGACGCCTGTGAAGGCTCGAAGGGCGGTGTGGTTGCCATGA
- a CDS encoding MFS transporter, whose translation MSSQNIELGQSASTMSKVLLFAGIMLVAANLRTAITGVGPLMNMIAKGTGLSFTMEGLLTTLPLLAFAAFSPLAPMIARKIGIERTLGASLLVLTIGILLRYIPLQLTLLAGMLFAGTGIAMGNVLLPGLIKRDFPSQVGLMTGMYTLFMSGWAAISSGISVPLAKIQGVGWQGSLASWAILSVIGLVVWLPQLRKRHVPRQAKGVGTLWKSVLAWQVTFFMGLQSFVFYVNVAWLPSLLQSRGMSVVMAGFMLSLMQIVSLAASFIVPIVADKLRDQRGLIVSIALLFLLGYIGLLSGINTLDWLWVVFIGLAGGAAISLALTLFGLRSQTADEAAKLSGMAQSIGYLLAAIGPILIGFLHDLTGAWQVPLMVLVASVLLMLITGIGAGRNAYVRSS comes from the coding sequence ATGAGCAGTCAGAACATAGAACTTGGTCAGAGCGCGTCTACGATGAGTAAAGTCCTGTTGTTCGCGGGCATTATGTTGGTGGCTGCGAATCTCCGTACGGCCATTACCGGCGTAGGCCCATTGATGAATATGATAGCTAAAGGAACAGGCTTATCCTTTACCATGGAAGGGTTGCTGACGACACTGCCGTTGTTGGCATTCGCTGCCTTTTCTCCGCTCGCTCCGATGATTGCACGGAAGATTGGCATCGAGCGGACCTTAGGCGCCAGCCTGTTGGTGCTGACCATCGGTATTTTGCTACGCTATATCCCTTTGCAACTGACGCTCCTCGCGGGGATGCTGTTCGCCGGGACAGGCATTGCAATGGGGAACGTACTGTTGCCGGGTCTCATCAAACGTGATTTTCCAAGTCAAGTCGGGCTCATGACGGGCATGTATACTTTATTTATGAGCGGTTGGGCGGCCATTTCATCCGGTATCAGTGTGCCGTTAGCGAAGATTCAGGGCGTCGGATGGCAAGGCTCCTTAGCTTCTTGGGCAATTCTATCCGTCATTGGCCTCGTCGTGTGGTTACCCCAGCTCCGTAAACGCCACGTTCCAAGGCAGGCGAAAGGTGTCGGCACACTGTGGAAATCCGTTCTTGCTTGGCAGGTGACGTTCTTTATGGGCCTGCAGTCATTCGTGTTCTACGTCAACGTGGCCTGGTTGCCTTCCTTATTGCAAAGTCGGGGCATGTCCGTGGTCATGGCAGGATTTATGCTGTCACTCATGCAGATTGTCAGCCTGGCTGCATCTTTTATCGTGCCCATCGTTGCAGACAAACTGCGCGACCAGCGTGGGCTCATCGTTTCCATTGCGTTGTTATTTTTGCTCGGTTACATAGGTCTTCTCAGCGGTATCAACACACTCGACTGGTTGTGGGTTGTGTTCATCGGCCTTGCAGGTGGTGCAGCCATCAGCCTCGCTCTGACACTCTTTGGACTACGCTCGCAAACCGCCGACGAGGCCGCAAAATTGTCCGGCATGGCGCAATCCATCGGTTATTTGCTCGCCGCCATCGGCCCAATTTTAATCGGTTTCTTGCATGACCTAACTGGTGCCTGGCAAGTTCCGCTGATGGTCTTGGTGGCCTCTGTTCTCCTCATGCTGATAACTGGCATCGGCGCTGGACGTAACGCTTATGTGAGGTCGTCTTGA